attttaaatgatttgctTTGGGCGGGTAATACCAtttatttcttttcttgttttcttctttggtATGCAGGAAGTCATATGGCACACCTCAATAAATATGCAAACTCAACCAGGGAGTCACACAAGGCATTGGTTCATTGTCATTACACATGACTTGTGGCatacattgtaggcctacatacaaaGAATAAAGCAAGGCCCATGTATGAAGTACAAAGGTCTTTTTTGCAAAGAAAACAATGCAAGTTGTGCAGGGACCAATAAAAATAAGAGAATATAAACACAGTATTAAGTACAGTTAGCATAATTTGCTATGGGTGTTTCACACCACTTTGTTGGGCTAGACTGCTAGTTGAGTGGCAGTCAACATTAGGCCTATAAATATTAAAGTGCTTCCAACAAGGAATAGCAAtaaattaaagccattttataataataataataaaagtaccATTTATATcagcgccttttccaaaggtTACAAAGCACTCAGAGAATGacaggacaaaacaaaaaagggagtgcaaacaaaaaccaagatgAGAACCACGACTAGGCAAAGCCTGCGACACTTGGCCAAGAAAGTCCCGGTCTCTCTTTGACTAGAACTGCAGGCCAAGCAAGGCGAgatttattgattgaaaaaGAATGTTTTCAGAGACCTTTTGAACATGGTAACAGAGCTAGAACTTTTGGTTGAGTTTGGAAGGGAATTCCACATCCTAGGGCCTGCAACTGAAAATGCTCTGTCTCCTGATTTTCTGGTGGTACGAGAAATATACAAGTTGCCCTGTGAACGTAAGTTGCTCTTCGTAGCCCTGGTTTCTTAGGAGTTGGAAATGTGTGTGGGAAAAGTACCGGACatacactttctgaacagaacaaaaatctaaagttcacagatttacaaataacttacagggtttacagaaggtaattatAGTGAAAGAATTCCCTtgaattattccatgaaatgctttacttaaaaaaaagaatgtaAGGTGAACATTTCTGCAGATTGAAATAATTTGGTTTAGTCTTCAAGGACTGTACTATCTTGGATTTTCTGGactcaatttaattttttttttttttttgggggggggggaggggattttttgttttagagCTAGTAGCTACTTCAAGATTTGGTGATGAATGTCTGTGTCGGGCTATGGCCCCTACTACAACTACTATCTTACAATATTACATTGTATGAACAGTTTCAGTGCTGTAAAATGAGAGCTTTGAAAAGTGCGTTTTTGTTTTAGGtggtgaagaagaaaaaacaacattggaACGAAAAAACAGAGGTGCGTCGCCATCAAGCGAACCATGTAGAAAGTTTaacaattaaattattttataaacgCTTTGTAAAATTCCTTGATGCCTTTCCATGAAGatcaacatgtttttgtttttttaaaagtattttttaaaatggTTCTGTTTTGGCCAAATATGCTGCTCGTACCCACCAGCTCCGATTATGAACACGGCactattttgttgtgcttatttTTTCATGAAATCTTTTTATTGAGTCCAGAAAATCCACTTCACAAACACTATAAAAAGGTAATTgtgtatttacatgtaaatattgcTACAatactagacccagtaactggggcgctgtactccttttcaacaatttttgactttatctgtcgtagtacgacagataaagtcaaaaattgttgaaaaggagtacagcgccccagttactgggtctactacAATACAAACTATGGCTATCTGTTTTTGCATAATAGCTCTCCATATTTTTCCATCATCAcctgaactattttttttttttaaagcaaaagttATAATTGTATCGATTTCAACTGTGTAAATCAATAATATATATCATCAAATTTAAAGATAAACTTTTTGGTTGTTTCTTCTTTAACGATGGCATTGATGTAGTTAAAAATTAAATCAtatttcaatttaattcaatgaaTTATTGAATGATGTCTCCCAATTAAATTGTGTGCTATTCCATCACAATTTCtacaaaataatttcaataaaaaagttttttaattgCAAATATTTATAAACACGAAAGGGCAATGacaaactgaaaacaattatcacatacaacaattataataataaaatgttcTTTTGCGCGTCAACGTAGTGAGAaactaaaaagaagaaaaactgcAGCTCAAATAATGGGAatcattaaacaaataatttaaataagttatttaataaatattattctaAATTAGTATTAAATTTAAGAGCCACGCTTGCCTTGTaaatttgctttaaaagcaTTTCATTCACCATTGTTGAACACACAATTGACAATATGGCTTTCAAACTTCCGGAAAACGACAACAAGTCGGTCGGGTTTGTGGAACAGCCCTGAGCTGGGATTTCCTACCGAGCATTAAAAAGCGGAATTTCCCTTACAGTGCCCGCCGGAGTTTAAACCAGGCGTTGGATTCGGTTTCGTTACTCAGCTAGCTCCCCGCTCAGAAATGGTGAAACAAATTCAGTTTAAGTTGATTGAATGACATGATATGATACATGCTACGAAGTAAAATGGCCCAAAAGGTGAACTGAGCTAGCTCAGCAGACTTACCTTCTTGTTATAAATTGAGCTTGGTTGACGGTCTTCATGTTGGCTTTCAACTTTGAAATTATTGTATCCGCCCATCGTCTGCGACGatggattgaattgaattgactgcGCTACATATCTACAACACCAAGTTTCACTATCCGATACTACCActtgccccccaaaaaaaatgaatacGAAGTCTGTTGTTTGTTTGAGTCTGACATAAAAATGACATGCTCCACCGACCGCACGAAAAGTTTGATGTTATCGATCGCGCAAGTTCGTcgattgagggcgctatactaCACGTGCAAAAAGTCTCAAAAGTACAGCAGAGTTTTAACATCACAGTCGACTCTCGAGTGACGACGATCAACACTCGGTATTAATTTCTGCGTAGACAGACAGGGATGGAGCAACTACCGGTAATTAATATATTGAGCAGCAAGAATCAAGAACAAGATGTGATGTCAGTATGTTGAAATAGCGGCGTGGGGCgatatatgtatatataaagATAAGATTTAGTGGATTAAGactgaaataatatagtatctaattctaaatctaatttacctcaatcatGAGATatcctagcccaccttgttgagctgttaatggctccgcttttaacatcggtctaaTCACTGTCACAGtcacagtgatgagaccgatgttaaaagcggagccattaacagcttaacaaggtgggctagagatatccctttttgtaaaaatgagtgcaaaaccaaaagtggtggcgccatacgggaAGTCTTATCTTCAAAGCTACAGACAGAGGggaaatatattattattattattattaacaactaAAAAGTAAAACGGAAATAGCTCCCGTGATTGGAGAGTTTCTAGAAAAGTAGAAGGATACTATTTTAACAGTGTGTTCAAATGTTAGACTGTATAGCCCCACTTCTGTGTGTCTACTCTAGTCTAGGTAGCCCTGGTGTACTTGGTAGGAGGACGTCAGTCAGCGCCACTCTGTCGCATtgcatgcaacggaggagtccaacctgggctatgtGTCCTAGATTCTCGGCATTTGCCACAGAATTTTAGGGCTATGTTCACCATTTAATCATCACGTTAATCTGTCAAATTTTAATCAGTCAGCATGGTCAGTTAGTTGTCAGTCataaacaatacaatacaatacaaagaaTGCTACAATACAACATCTCAAAAGAAGTCGAAAATATCCAGTTAAAATACACCATgatttttatgaatgagagTAATAGTACCTCCCAGTGCAAAAGATACACTACAGTATCACCAGTGTCATTagacctactcctagaactattgtCCAATAGTGGAGTGAACACCATACACCAAACCATGTGTACTTCAAATTAAACAATCGTTTTATACtgttcttctttttcaaaattgttgttttattcaggAAGGTGTGAGTGTTTTCCAGTGTCTACTGCAGAATAAGTTTTCACCGTCATACAAAAGATCCAAGACTCTTTGCAAGGAACCTCTAAACGTGACAATTAAATATCATCATTAATCATGACTCGCTGGGCCCGTGGGAATAAAGGGAACAACAAGAGACCCCATGAGGCATCTTCCTGGGATGAACTCAAGGAGAAGACGAACAAAGCAAAGAAACATCCGAGGACTTCAAACAAAGACGAGGATAACCCAGTCAAGCGAAGAAGTAAGAAGAAAAGGAAACAAAGACAGGACGAGGGATTTGTCGAAGATGAACCAAGTACCTCAAAGGGTCACGTGATCTCTGATTCACGCATAAAGGAACGTGATAGCAGATTTAGTTCAAGCTTGAATGAGAGACTAACAGCGATGGCTCAGAGTACAGACCCGTCTGAGGACGACAAAACAACACTCCGCCAGAAGGACAGGAAGAGAGAGGAGAGGCGGGTGAAGAGGATTAAGAACAAAGCAAATAATATGGTTggtaatttgtatttatttaaaatcGTAGTTCTTTGTTTGCTGTGTCCAGAGTaaggcaaaagtaaaacaaaaaaaacgttcAAAGCCATTTGCCCTTTTGGGTACTTGAAAAGTTAAATGGAGTTTAAAGTTGTCGGCAATTTAAATTCTTAATCAGGGCTCTTAATTATTCCCCTTGTGTAATGCCTCCAAAGTTTCAATATGTCAGACTGAATGCCatcaaaagaaagaacaaattcagatagatttatttttgttatttataggTGTGTTTCAACTGTCGTGAGGCTGGCCATGGTGTGGCCGACTGCCCTAAGATTCTACTCGACGTGGAGCAGGGCACGGGAATCTGTTTCCGCTGTGGTTCGACCGAGCATGAAGCGCACAAGTGCACTGCCAGAGTTGACCCTGGACAAGGTTAGgcagggatgagaaatttcaaacttttatcTAAACCCAGACTTTTTTAAGTGTGCCTAGTAAAGGAAAGAAATTGCTGCTCCTTTCTCCAAACTTCTAGCACTGAGGATACTGCTCCTggaagctccttggaatctataactccaggggttatcaAAATGTGGAAATGCCATTATTTCAATGTACCTCCTAAAatctggatcccagtttcaAGCATTTTTTGTCAGCAGTGactaagaaaaaagaaagaaaaaaaactgtgcaACATTAGCTCTTGGAATATATTCACTAAGAACATTCCTTACTCAAAACCCCCAGTGGTGAAACCAGGGGCAAGGGGCTTGAGGAGCTGAGTAACGAGCGACTGCGAGCTTACCAATAATGACATCTACGATTAAGGCTTGGATTGGGGGAATGCCTAACATTGTCTGTACTAACCCCTTATATTATGTACGCTTGCAGGAGAATTCCCTTTCGCCAAGTGTTACATATGCCAAGAGACTGGGCATTTGTCAAAGAGCTGCCCCGACAATCCACGTGGCCTTTATCCGATGGGCGGAGGATGTAAACGATGTGGTTCGGTGGAGCACAAGAGCCTCAACTGTCCTGACCTGAGGGTGGAAATCGGTAtggacacatttttgtttgttaaatcagggctcaaattttacactagCCCGCCGGTTCCAAGCCAGTGATTTCCTCGTCTGGCCAGTAAGCTCAAGACAGAAAAAGTCCAGTGGTCTTTCTTTCAATTCATCATCTTCGTTCAACTGTTGggtttgagtctcacaaatatctGTTAATCCTGCTGAGTATCACCCATTAAACAGAAAAGGGTTTTTAGGTGAGCAAAAGCACAAAACAcgacgtccacagatttacattaaacctacactgtttgaagataatggtggtagaaagcttcccttaaaatttcatttgctgaggtgctgtagtttttgagaaacgagtaaaacaatgtcccccccaaaaaaagatcTTTTCAATGTAGCAAGTTAAATGTGTTTACCAGTTAACACGTTTTACattgctgaaataattttcgcctcactgagacaaaaattatttctgtgacttgttttactcatttctcaaaaaactacatcccctcagcaagtaatattttaagggaagctttctaccaccattatctttaaaccatgcAAGTTcaacgtaaatctgtggacagtgtgttttgtgttacagtGAGTACCCAAAGCCTTTTATctacccagggcccaatttcatagagcgataaaaaaaaaattaccaactaaattttcacatgattttagggatgagcaaacatcagctgaataccagtaacaagcaatatgcaacaaatggaaattttgttggtaaacctgtttttattaaggaagaaatttcatgctaagcaaatttttgtgcttaagcagctctatgaaattgggcccagatttaaAGTCAAATTTAAACCCCCATAAAAACTCCTGATTTATTGTTGTTCTCCTGTACAGACCCAGACGAGACGACCATTCCAACGCTAGCCAGCACAGCGGGCTGGAGTGCCGATGCAGAGTACGATGATATGATACCTAAGCCGACAGTGCAGAGACCTCCAACCAAGAAAAAGCCAAAATTTGTCAAGTTTTGACCAACTGAATTGTGACATTCTATCAGCCAGTTACAGGAAATGACTCATGTCTACTGTTGACAGTCAGGGGAAAAACTCTGTCGGACAATTTTGCTATGAAGTGGGGTTTATAAAGACAAATTTATaacagcaggatttgaacctgcatcCTCTGGATTAAGGTGCAGGTACTCTACCAACCGAACTAtgtagccctaatgttggtTGTCTCTTTCGATTTTGTCAATATCGCTGTTCGGGGTGCCTGTCTGAAGCCATACAACACCTGAAACTGCAGTcaagccagggatcacacccaagtttacaatacaacctgtgCCATTAAAGGGGTtgcaactttttaaatttcaaatatCATGTAATAAAACCACAACGGAAACTGGGTACATTTTAATtaacttaatttatttaatcAATTTTGATTAAAATAGTGATGTTTGAGTAACAATGATGCTAAAGGAGCGTTACAAAATTAATAGCCCTGTTCATCGggtgtacttttttttagaCCATTCCTTTAACTTTCTGACCTCCCTGGAAAGCATACAACCCTTTAGAAGCTACTTatcgacactggacactagtggtaattgtcaaagaccagtcttctcacttggtgtatctcaacatatgcataaaataacaaacctgtgaacatttgaacgtcaaagttgcgagtgaataatggaacaaaaacgcccttgtcgcataagttgtgtgctttcagatgcttgaatttgagacctcagctgaggtctcgaatacaattcaaatattttaatgaaaaatttaaaaaagtatgttacttcagagggagccgtttctcacaatgttttatactatcaacagctctctattgctcattaccaagtaagtttttatgctaacaattattttgagtaaattaccaatagtgtccagtgcctttaaattggcTCTTAGGGGTAAATCTAATGCAATACAGTTTGGTTCTTATACTATAGGGCAGACATCGTACTAGCTAGATCAAGACGCTTTACAGCATTATTATCCCTGCTTATCGGACACACCTGGACCATATCTCTAAAGTTTTCCAACTCTTTTGGAAGCATACAACCTCAAATTACTTGAGTTAACCCTCTTGGGAGCAATTGCAACACAATACACTGTCTCATCCTTTTGAGTTccccatttatacacctgggttGAGAGGAGCAACTATGGTTAGGAGCtctgctcaaggacacaaaagtCAAgacggggaatcgaacccacactctccaATGATTCAGCAATATGCAGTAGAGTGCTCGGCCACGATACACCATAAaaggtgaaattccaggcctgcaatcAACATCTTAGACATTACAGGCATGTTGTAATAGATGTTATTTTCTTTAACATTTGCCGACCATAGCCGCTATCGTCTTTAGCGACCGCAAGCTTCTTGTACCAAAAGTGCCCAAAAACTGCAACAAGATTAAGTGGACAACGTCTACTCAACCAAACTCTAAAAGTAATGGTCATGTCCTGAACTGACATTTTCTAATGATTCTTTTGTCGACTCTACATTActttattcaaaaacaaaatcataaatttatgcttcttttcttgttttttttttttttttttccagacaaACCAAACTACATTCACATGTTTACATTTTATTGATCATTTTTTCCCAATAAAAAACGTTGGTGTTTTTCTTATGGCAATTTTAACTTTGTTTCAACTTGGAACCAGTGTAGGAATCGGACTGGGAACCAGTTTTGTTGTTGCCATGACAATAAAACACTCACCTTTAAAATGAGTAATTCTGATAAACTCTTTCCTCTAGCTGTGATGAGTGTAAGGCTGGAAGCTGACCTCTCCTTAAATAACAAGAGTCCTGGCAGTCGTTGAAAAAAAGTCAAAGGTTGGCCAACTCTGATCCCAGACGTTGCGCTACATCCGCCTTTGGGAAACGATCGCGCACAAACAAACTGCCAGCAACCCGGAACGAAGTATTAAATACAGAAACACAGGTCACCTTAtcataaatgtaaacaaaacaacctaTTGCCTTTATAGGTCGACGAGGTCGTGCAGCGTAATCTTTGGCGATATGAGACGGGTACAAAGAACAAATTGATACGAACTTAGACTGGGAAATCTCGGATTGCATCTGATCACATGAAACTCATTACAGGGAGAGAGATTAAATACATCTGATAGTTTGAAAATATGATCAGCTGATGCAAAGTGCTTTCCAATCCAAAGAACCCTTGATATAATTgactaaaattaaataaaacaagagaTAACGTACGTCCTGATATTTAATTTCTAGCTTTGAAGGATAAAACATAATAAttttgggggctaatcatcctcaTGGCAAGCTAAGAGCTGAACTAAGAAGGACATGGCTACattgtgttcgagaagcaggcatgcaaggacACCTGTTGACAGCTAGCAACATCAACCCTTTGTGACCACGGAGTGCAGCCActatcgaaagtgtttgattttttctcgagggaggaaaactggatggtctggaaacccttgtggcacatcAGCAGAGAACcaaaccagggtcaccttggtgagaggcaagcgaTTTCACACAAGCCAACtttgccccccaaaaaaatccaTAAGCAAGTAGTGAAATAAAGATAGCAGTCAATTGGAAGGAATAAAGAAAGAGGCAGAAAAACCAGTGCAACCCTTTCTTCCAGACATAAGTAGGCCAAAACAAGTTCTTTTGCAAGCTTAAGTACAtgacacacaggaccaacagctttattatGCCTGATGTGAAGGACAAACCAATTACAGTAAAATGGCAAGTTGAGCACCATGGCCTAAATCCCACACTCTTAGCTAATCAGAAacgccagagcttgagtctgtgTGTACTATTGCTTGGCAGCAAATTTCACATCACCAATTTTCTGTTTCGAAGAGAATGATCTGTACCTTGCAGCTTGTCCAAAAGTGTCAAcaattttgcatatttttttccagacaAAACGGGAcaagtttttaacaatgttgCCAAGCTATATAAACCTTATCAGTAAGTGTTATTTACACAGAATTATCAACTGCAATTGAGTTTAGTTTCCAAGAACGCCATCAATATTTTATTGGACTTTACCAGGTGTCAAGATGCTTGTTTGTTGCACGACCTACTTGTGAAAAATAAAGAGCCGAGAACAATTcatttgatattaattttggtttttacccatacaccgatgtgcgttagcactgtatactaacatgccagtgatattttttcacaggactctggaaagtactgagtatacagtgctaacgcacatcagtgtatgggtaaaaaccaaaattaatattctttatccccgatgcaaatttaacatctaataattcatttgttgttgttttttaagaaataaactttcaaaaattaacaaaaaatacacttttCTTTTGATTGGTAAAGTATTTACATTTATTGACATTTTGATAAATGCTTTACAGTACAAAAAACACAGTGAAAATAcaaataagctttttaatttacAGGTAGTAGGAGTAAACTTTAAACAACTTCCTTTAGGTCTTCAACTTATCAAATAATGtacaacatttcttttttgtAATAGATAAGGGTCTCTGTTCCATCTGAAAATTGCCTGCAGTCACTTGATCAACCCAGGTCCAAAACCTTCAAAGAATGTAAGCGTCTGCCTTGAAACGGATAACCTTTTACAATCCCTTAGTATCCTTACCAGAAAGATATTACAACAAAATTCAACCCAGAAGAAAATTTTTGATTAGTggctttttttcataattttataaaatataCAAACCAGACACTCCGAACCTgattaataattttaattaCATGGCAATATCACTCTTAAGACAgttttataatttgtccaaaagaaaaacaaattcataataACGGGTTGGTTCTGTGTAGTACGTAAAATGGCAGGAAAAATCACAAACATGTCAAATTCTTGGGACTTGGTATCCCaccattatatttgtttttaacaaaagtttttaaaaatagaacATTGCGAACGACATCAGtccaaacagcgccctcgctGAGGTCAAAAGAAGGCTGAGAGCTGCGCAGGGTTCTAAAGACAAGCACAATTTTCCATTGGGTTGAACACGGCAACAGCAGTATATACAAGAGGTCTGGTTGCCCATATCATGCACAAAGCCCTTTATTGAAAGAATTGCGACAGACAGTGAGGGACCAGTTTTCTGTGGTCACATGGTTGCTCTACGCCAATTTCTGTCCAAATGCAGCACAAACCAATGTGCAGTCTTGCCTGGCATCCCACATGAGGGTTTTTTTGTACCGAAAATGGCTTACAATCGCaagttggatttcacaaagagttaagactagtcttgtctcaagttaggacgagttactcgttctaacttaggactagcctcaagctgtcaatatctcctaggactagttctaagtaaggactagtcccaagttctgtgtgaaatcgacccctggtcattCAACATATTCTAAGTCTGGTCACTTGACTTCTTATAGTTACAGTAAAAATGAATCTGTGTGAGGCAAAAGCCCTGTGCAAAGGCACCAGTCTCTTATTGTGAGAGTAATTTTGGTGTGCCATAACACTCCCCCTTGCCAACAAAGATGACACAGTTAGGTTTTTTTTAGCTCCCATGTTGATTTGAGTTGCATAATTTACAAGCAATCTTTTACTTATACTA
This genomic stretch from Asterias amurensis chromosome 9, ASM3211899v1 harbors:
- the LOC139942357 gene encoding zinc finger CCHC domain-containing protein 9-like, which codes for MTRWARGNKGNNKRPHEASSWDELKEKTNKAKKHPRTSNKDEDNPVKRRSKKKRKQRQDEGFVEDEPSTSKGHVISDSRIKERDSRFSSSLNERLTAMAQSTDPSEDDKTTLRQKDRKREERRVKRIKNKANNMVCFNCREAGHGVADCPKILLDVEQGTGICFRCGSTEHEAHKCTARVDPGQGEFPFAKCYICQETGHLSKSCPDNPRGLYPMGGGCKRCGSVEHKSLNCPDLRVEIDPDETTIPTLASTAGWSADAEYDDMIPKPTVQRPPTKKKPKFVKF